CACGCCGTCGGGGCGCTCGGCCGCGGGCACCAGGTCGGGGTCGAGGCTCGCGTTGAGGCCGTCCCGCATGAGCGCGAGGCCCTCGGTGCGCAGCTGGCTGATGCGGGACTGCGTGACGCCGAGCTCGTCGGCCAGCTCCGCGACGGACCGGTCCTGCAGGAACAGGCCCTCGATCACGGTGCGCAGCCGGTCGGGCAGCGTCTCGACCGCGGCGCGCAGGTAGCGCAGCCGCTCCCCGGTCAGCACGTTCTCCTCCGGGCCGGGCGCCTCGTCGCGGACGAGCTCGGCCACCGGGTGCACGGTCGCGTCGATGGACAGCACGCGCCGCTCGGCGTCCTGCCGGGCCTGGTCGACCGCGGCGAGGTCGGTGCCGAGCGCCGACGCGAGCTCCTCGCGCGAGGGGGTGCGGCCGAGCGCGGCGGTGAGCCGGTCGCTCGCGGCGGACAGCTCGCGGGCACGGTGCCGGGCGCCGCGCGACGCCCAGTCCATCGAGCGCAGCTCGTCGATGAGGGCGCCGCGGATGCGCAGCGCGGCGTACCGGGCGAACGGCACCCCGGTCTCCGGGTCGTACGCGCGGGCGGCGAGCACGAGGGCGAGGTGGCCGGCGGACACGAGGTCCTCGCGGCTGACCGTGGCGGGGACCCGGGCCAGGACCTCGCTGACGTGGTAGCCGACGATCGGCATGTGCGCGACGACGAGGTCGTCGGCGGCGGGGGCGGCTGCGGAGCTGTTCACGGACCGGTTCTCGGCCCCGCTGAATCCGGGCTTGAGCGATTCCCAGAAAGTTCCTGGGTATCCGATTTATCCGACTTGGGCGGCCATTTCGGACGTTCCGGACCGACAAACCGGACATGGACCCCCATAGCTCCGCGACGTTGGTCCCAGGTGTGACACAGATCACATCGAACGCACCCTCTGCGGCGCCGACAACCTGTATGGCGCACGTTCCGCACGCGCTGACCTGGGGCCTCACGCGGGCCGGCACACGCCTGTCCGATTTCGCTCAGGTCCTCACCCGCCGTCCCGATAGGAGGGAGGTGCCGCCCGGCGACCGCCGCGGCGACCGGCGACGCACCACCACACGGAAAGGGGGGGCTCACGGCCATGGCCCTGAGCGAGCTGTCCGACGTCCTGTGGACCGAGCGCCGACTGCTCGAGCTGCTGCTGTTCAAGCTCGAGGAGGAGCAGCTGGTGCTGACCAGCGGCCGCACCCGCTGGCTCGCGCACGCCACCCGCGAGGTCGAGACCGTCCTCGACGAGATCCGCGACGCCGAGCTCGGCCGGTCCGTCGAGGCCGACGCGGTCGCGATCGAGCTGGGCCTGGAGCCCGGCAGCACCCTGCAGACGCTCGCCCAGCACGCGCCGGCGCCGTGGGACGACCTGCTGCAGGCGCACCGCGACGCCTTCGTCCAGCTCACCACCGAGATCGCCCAGCTCGCCGACGGCAACCGCGAGCTGCTGGCCCTCTCGCACCGGGCCACGCAGGAGACCCTGATGTCCCTGCAGGAGTCGGTGCAGACCTACGACCCGACGGGCCACACGACCGCCGGGGCCGACCGCAGCGCGCAGCTGCTGGACCGCTCGTTCTGACGCGGCCGCGCCCGACGACCCCGACGAACCCGAGGAAGAGGACCCGTTGAGCACCTTCTCCGGACTGGGCACCGCCCTCAGCTCCCTGATCGCGCAGCGCCAGGCGCTCGAGGTGTCGGGCCAGAACGTGGCCAACGCCAACACGGTCGGCTACACGCGGCAGCGCGCCGCGATGAGCTCGCTGCCCGCCGCCACCGTGCCGTCGATGTTCTCCACGACGGACGGCGTCGGGATCGGCACCGCGGTGACCGGCATCGAGCGGCTGGGCGACGTGTTCCTCGACGCCCGCGTGCGCAACGAGACCTCCGGCTCGTCGCGGCTGTCCGCCGTGGCGACCGAGTACAAGACGCTCGAGACCACCATCGGCGAGCCGTCCGCGACCGGGTTCTCGAAGGACCTCACGGCGTTCTGGACCTCCTGGTCGGACGTCGCCAACTCCTCCGGGACCGTCGCCAACCGCTCCGTGCTGCTCGAGCGCGGCAAGGCCGTCGCCGACCGGATCGGCACGATGTACCGCGACATCGACACCCAGTGGCAGCAGGCGCTGACGACCACCACGTCGCTCGTCACGCAGGTGAACACCACCGCCGCGAACGTCGCCGACCTCAACACCCGCATCCTCGCGATCAGCAACGCGGGCGGGTCGGCCAACGAGCTGATGGACCAGCGCGACCTGCTCGTCACGCAGCTGTCGTCCCTCGTCGGCGCGTCCACCCGCGCCAACGCGGACGGCACGCTCGACGTCATGGTCGCCGGCAACGCCCTGGTCTCCGGGGGCAGCGCCAACGCGCTCGAGGTCGCCCCCACCAGCCCCGTGTCGTTCCAGGGCGCCGTCGACGGCGACGCGGTCACGATCCGGTGGGCGAAGACCGGCCACGCCGCGGGCATCGACGGCGGCACCGTCGCCGGCCTGCTCACCGTCCTGGCCCCCGCGGGCAGCGGCGGCGTCCTCACCGGGGCGGCCGCGCAGCTCGACGGGCTCGCCACGCAGATCGCCGAGCAGGTCAACGCGATCCACGACGACGGCTACACCGTCGACGGGCGCACCGGCATCGACTTCTTCACCTACGACCCCGGCAACCCGGCCAAGAGCCTCGCGGTCGCGATCACGGACCCCGACGACATCGCGGTGTCCGCCAGCGCCGCGGAGGCGTTCGACGGCACCGTCGGGGAGAAGATCGCCGGGCTCGCGAAGACCGCCGGCGGGCCCGACTCGCTGTGGTCCGCGTTCGTCGTCGACCTCGGCGTGAAGTCCGCGAGCGCGTCCTCCCGCGCCACCGTCGCCGAGGCCGCGCGCGCCACCGCCGCGTCCGCCCAGCTCGCGCAGACCTCCGTCGACACCGACGAGGAGACCGTCAACATGCTCGCGTTCCAGCGGGCGTACGAGGGGGCGGCCCGCGTGCTGACCGCGGTGGACGAGATGCTCGACACGCTGATCAACCGGACGGGGGTGGTGGGCCGATGAGCACCATCGGGCGCGTCACGCACTTCACGGTGCGGGCCTCGACGCTGGGCAACCTGCAGACCAACCTGCAGAAGATGTCCGACCTGCAGGCGCAGATGTCGTCGGGCACGAAGATCACCGTCGCCTCCGACGACCCCGCCGGCACCGCCGACGTGCTGCGCATCCAGGGCGACCAGCGGCTGCTCGACCAGTACAGCCGGAACGCCGCCGACGGCGAGGCCTGGCTGCTCACGGTCGACAGCGCGCTCACCACGTCGCTCTCCTCGCTCCGCAAGGCCCGCAACCTCACGGTCCAGGGCGGCAGCGGAGCGCTCGGCACCACCTCCCGGGCGGCGCTCGCCCAGGAGATCGAGGGCATCCGGGAGTCGCTGCTGGCCCAGGCGAACACCACCTACCTGGGGCGGTCCGTCTTCGCGGGCACCGTCTCCGGGGAGGCGTTCAGCGACGCCGCCGGCGGCTACACGTTCAACGGCGTCGCGACCGCCCGCGTCGAGCGCACGGTCGCGAGCGACACCACGGTGCGCGTCGACAGCACCGGCTCGGCCGTCTTCGGCGAGGGCACCGACTCGGTGTTCGCGGTGCTCGACCGCATCACGGCGGCGCTCAACGACACGACCACGGACTTCGACCCCTCGGCGTTCCTCGACGAGATCGACGGGCACCTCGACAACATGCTCACGGAGCTGTCGTCGAACGGTGCGCGCCAGAACCAGGTCGACTCCGCGCAGGACCTCATCTCCGCCAACCAGATCACCGCCAAGACGCGCCTCGGAGCCATCCAGGACGTCGACCTCGCGCAGATCATCCTCGACATCCAGTCGCAGGAGGTCGCGTACCAGGGCGCCCTGGGCGCCGCCGCCAAGGTGCTTCAGCCGACCCTCCTGGACTTCCTGCGATGACCGCTGACCTCGTCGACGCCGCGCGTCGCACCCACCTGCCCGAGCACCTCCACCTGCAGGCCCCCATGCCGGGGCTCGCGGGCTACGAGGACTTCACGCTCACCCCGTTGGACGACGCCGGCGTGCTCTACGCGCTGCGCTCGGAGCCCGAGGGCGCCCGCCCGGTGCGGCTCTTCGTCGTCGACCCGGCCGTGTTCTTCCCGGAGTACGCGCCCGTCCTCGACGCGGACGTGCTCACGGCCCTCGGCACCGACCGCGCCCACGCGGTGCGCCTCGTCGTGGTCCGCCCCGCGGAGGGCGGCGAGCCGCCGACCGCGAACCTCCTCGCCCCCCTGGTCCTGGACCCCGTGAGCGGGACGGCCGTGCAGACCGTCCTCACCGAGGACTGGCCGCTGCGCGCGCCGCTCGCCCCGGCCGCCTGACCTCCCCCTCCCGCAGGAGCCCGCCATGACCTCCCCCCTCGGTGACGACGTCGCGCCGGCGGGTCCGCGCACCGCCGGGCCCATCGGCGGCGGCGAGACCACCGTGCTGCGCCAGCCGGTCGTCCACCCCGACCGGAGCGTCTTCGGCTACGCCGTGCACGTGCGCGTCGGCGGGCCGTCCGGCGTCCCGCTGCCGGAGGACGTCACCGAGCCCGCCGTCGAGACCGCGTACCGGCGCCTGGACCTCACGGGCCTCGCCGACGACCGGCCCGTCCTGCTGCGCGCCACCACCGGGCTGCTGTCCGGCTCGGTGGCCGTCTGGTACGATGCCGCCCGCCTCGTCCTGGAGGTCACGCCCGCCCTGACGCGGCACCCCGAGGCCGACGCGCTGGTCGCCGCCACGACCGCCCGCGGCTCGCGCGTCGCCCTGGCCGACTACGACGGCTCCCTGCCCCAGGACCGCCTGCTCCCGCGGGCGTCGCTGGTCAAGGTCGACCTGCGCCGGGGGCCCGACCAGCTGGCCGACCTCGTCTCCCGCGCGCACGCCGCCGGCGCCACCGTGGTCGGCGAGCACGCGGACGACGCCGAGCGGGTCGCGCTGGCGCTGTCCCTCGGCGCCGACCTGCTGCAGGGCCCGATGTTCCAGCGCGACACCCCGCCGGTGCGCCGGACGTTCTCCGCCGGCGAGCTGCAGTGCCTGGAGCTCGTGCGCGTCCTCGGGCAGGACCCCGTCGACCAGCACGCCGTCGTGCGGACCGTCGCCGCCGACCCCGAGCTGTCCATGCGGGTGCTCCACCTGGTCAACTCCTCGGCGTTCGGCCTGCGCCGCGAGATCGACTCCGTGCAGCAGGCCGTCGTGCTCGTCGGGCCGCGGCAGTTGCACGCCCTGGCCATCGCGTCCCTCATCCAGGCGCGGCCGACGTCCGTGGCGTCGCTGTGGTCCGTCCTGACGCGCGCCACGGCGTGCCACGCGCTCGCCGGCGACGACGCCGGGTACACCGCCGGGCTGCTGTCCGCCGTGGCGGCGCAGCAGTCCCTGGACCTCGGCGAGCTCGTCGAGCGCACCGGCGTCTCCGGCGCCCTCGCGGGCGCGCTGCTGCGGCACGAGGGCCGGCTCGGGAAGGTCCTGGCCGCGGTCCTGGCGCACGAGGAGAACGACACCGAGGGCGTGCTGGCCACCGGGCTCGAGCCGTGGGACGTCGCCCACGCCTACCTGGCGGCGGTCCCCCAGGCGCTCGGCACGGCCACGGCGCTGGCGTTCGGCGACTGACCACGCGGTCCCGGGCGGCACGGGCCGGGCGCCGTCCCGCACGGCCTAGGGTGGTCCCGTGCCGTCGTTCATCCGCCTCGCCCTGCGCCCCGAGCAGCGCAAGCCCGCGCCCGACCCCGTGCCCGTCAGCCTGCGGCCGGTGTTCCTCGTCGGGATCGCGGTCTGGCTGACGGCGCTGGTGGTCGCGCTGGTGCTGTGGCTCACCGGGGCCGCCGGGCCGCTCGGCGTGTGGACGTGCGCGGTCGGCGCGGTGCTGGGGGTCCTGGGGCTCGGCTGGAGCCGCCGCCGGCCCGGGCGCTGACGGCCCCGCCGGCACAGCCCTGACGGCACCGTCAGGCGTCGTCCGTGCGGGCGGCCTCGCGCGCGGCCCGGGCCTCCGCCGCCCGCGCGCGCGTCCGGCCGGTCGCGTGCTCCGACCACCGGGGCACGAACGCCGCGAGCGCGGCCGCCGACAGCACGCCCGCGGCCCCCATCGTCACGATGCCCGCGGCGAGGCTGCCGGCCGCCGCCACCGCGGAGACGACCAGCGGGCCGGCCGCCGCGCCGGAGTCCTGGAACACCCGCCACACCCCGAGGAACTGCGCCCGGGCGTCCGGCGGTGCGACGTCCGCGCCGAGCGTCATGAGGATGCCCGAGCCGATGCCGTTGCCGAACCCCATGACCATCGCCACCACGGTGAGCCCCGCGAGGGAGCCCGTCAGCGGCAGCGCCGCGATCGCACCGCCCAGCACCAGCATCGACGGCACCGCCACCCACAGCCGGCCGCGGCGGTCCATCACCCTGCCCGCCGGGTAGAACAGCAGCATGTCGACCGCGCCGGAGATCCCGAACACCAGGCTGGTGGTCGCGGGCGACAGGCCCAGGTGCTCCGACCACAGCGGCAGCACGACCTGACGCGTCGAGCGCACGGCGCCGACCAGGACGACCGCCACGCCGAGCGTCGCCAGCAGCCGCGCGTGCCGCCGCACCAGCGCGGCGGTCGACACGGTGGCGCGGGGGCGAGGGGCGCCGTGCGGGTCGTCCGGGTCGCCCGCGAGGCCGACGACGAGTGCCGCCGCCACGCTCGTGACGACGGCGAGCCAGAACACGGACCGCAGGCCGCCGAGGTGCAGCACCCCGGCGCCGAGGAACGGCCCGAGGAACACGCCGATCCGCGCGACCCCGCCCAGCGTCGACAGCGCGCGGGCCCGGTTCACGACCGGCACGGCCTCCGTGAGGTACGCCTGCCGGGCCAGGTGGAACACCGCGGAGGCGGCCCCCATCACCAGCACCCCCGCGCCGAGCACCGGGAGCGTGGGCGCGAGCGCGCACGTCACCAGCGCGACGCAGGCGACCCCCGCGGCCACGATCATCGCGCGGCGGTCGCCCACGCGGGCGGCGAGCGCCCCGGCCGGGACGTCCCCGAGAATCTGGCCGACGCCGACGAGCGCGACGACCAGCGCGGCGCGGTCGAGGCCCGCACCGAGCTCCGCGGCGACCAGGGCGACCACCGGGGTGACGGCGCCGAGCCCCGTCTCGTAGAGCAGGGCGGGCAGGTACGCGGAGGTCAGGAGGGAGCGGGTCATCGCCCCGTCATCATGCCGCGACCGTCGCCCGCCTGCTCCACGGCGAGCTCGGCCGCCCGCTCCGGCTCGAGCAGCACCAGCTCGACGGCGTGCCGCAGGGACCACGCCCCGGCGGCCTGCGCGAGCCCGCGCGCCAGCCCCGCGAGGTGCGTCGCGTGCACGACCGCCTCCGGGCCCGCCCCCTCGACCCACCAGTCGACCGGCACGCCGTCCACCCGCAGCGACTCGTGCTCCACCCAGGTGGGCGGGGCGCCCGGCAGCAGCGTCCGCACGGCGGGCGGCGTGGTGCTCAGCGCGCCGGCGTCGTCGCCGTCCTCCTGCGCGACCGCGCCGTCGGCGAGCTCGTCCGCGGTCGGCACCCCCAGCGCCTCCGCGAGGTCGTCCGGGTCGACCGGCCCCGCCGGCGGCACCATCGCGGCCACGTCGGTGCGCTGCCACCACATCGGCTCGGGCGCCACCGCGGCGTCCTCGGCGTGCACCAGGGCCACCCGGTCCGGGGCGACGAGCGCGGGGAGCACGTCCAGCCCGGGCCGCGCGGCGTCGTCGTCCGCCCACGCCCGGGCGCGTCCCGCCCACGCCGCCCAGACCGCCCCGGCCAGCGCGAGGTCGACGGGGGCACCCACCGGAGCCGCCGCCCGCAGCAGCCGGTTCCAGTCGGGGGCCGGCACGTCGGCCACCCGCCCGACGCCGCCCAGCGCGGCGAGCACCGCGTCGTCCAGTCCGGCGACCTCCGCCGGGGCCGGCGGCAGCAGCCGCGTGGCGGCCGGCTCGGCACCCGCGACGGCGAACGGCCCGCCCGGCACGAGGCCCGACCGGTGCCGCAGCCACCACGCCGTGTACGACGGGGCGGTCCCCGTGCCCTGCTCCGGGCGCACCGGGTCGAGCAGCGCCCGGCGCAGCGGCCCGGGCTCCGCGAACCGGGCGAGCACCCGCGGCCACGCCCCGGGGTCGACGGCGTCGAGGTCCGCCACCGCGACGACCTCCGGCAGCGACTCCCCCTCCCCGAGCAGCCGGGCGACCTCGGCCAGGTAGTCGTCCCACCCGTCGAGCCCGTCCGCGACGAGCCCGGAGTCGTCGTCGAGGTCGGGCCCGGACGTGGCGACGTCGGCGAGCCGCAGCACCACCAGGTCGGCGCGCACCCCCACCGCGATGAGCGCCGCGGGACCCCAGCGCTCCACCGCCGCCGGGTCGACCGGCGCCAGCACCCGGTCGTCCAGCAGCGCCGCGGCCGGGGACCCCGGGAGCAGCAGCCCGTGCGCCGGCGCCGGTTCCCCGTCGGCGTCGCGCAGCGTGAGCAGGCCCAGCACCGCGCGCCCCGCCGGCACGGGCGCCCCGGGGTCGAGACCGGCGTCCGTGCTCTCGGCGAGCGCGGCGCGCACCAGCGTCAGCACCGCCTCGGTGACCTGCCCGGCGAGCTCGAGGTCGTCCTCGTCGGCCTGGTCCAGCACGGCCTGCCGCACGCCCGGGTGCGCCAGCAGCGCCGCCGGGTCGGCGGGGGCGGCCCCGAGCCGCTCCAGCACGGGGTGCGCGGCCTCGGGGTGCACGAGCCGGACGCCCCAGCGGCCGAGGACGCCGAGCGCGTCCGCCACCGCGCCCGCCCCACCGTGCGCGTCGTGCGCGTCGTGCGCGTCGTGCGCGTCGTGCGCGTCGTGCGAGCCGAGCGGCTCGTGGTCGTCCGGGCCCTCGACGGGCAGCAGCAGGCCCCGCGCGCCGCGCACCACGCGCCCGTCCGCCAGCGGCACCGGCAGCCCGGCGAGCGCCTCCCGCACCAGGGGGTCCCCCACCGCGGCGTCCAGGGCGCCGTACAGCGCACGCCAGCGCGCCGGCGGCAGGTTCGCCGCGGCCGGCAGCTCGTCCACGACGTCGGCGACCTCCCGGACCTCGACGCCCAGCGACCGCGCCGCCGGCAGGCCGCCCTCGGGCAGCACCACCATCCCGCCGAACCACGGCGCCAGCGCCCGCGTCAGCTCCGCCGCGGCCGGCCCCGCGAGCGCGACGGCCCGCCGCGGCTCGACCAGCTCCGCGGTGGCGCCGCTGCCGCCCGCGCCGTCCGCCGAGAGGCCAGGACCCGGGGTGTCGTCGCCGGCACCACGCCCGCCTGCCGGCCTCTCGGGGGCGGCCGCCGGCAGGAGCGGGGTGCGGGACAGGGCGTCGAGCAGCCGCGGGCGCAGGGCCGCGTCGACCTCACCCGCCGGCAGACCCAGCGGGACCAGCCGCAGGGCGTCCCCGCCGTCGGACGCCACGTCGGCCGCCAGCAGCGCGTACAGGTCGCCCGCGACGTCGAGCAGCGCGTCCGTCGCCCGGCCGCGCGCCGCACGCCGGCGGGTCGGGTCCAGCGGCAGCGTCGCGACGAGCAGGGCCGGCAGGTCGAGGGGGTCGTCGGTCGGCGTCGGCGCGTGCAGCACGGCCGGGGTACGCCCGGCCCCCGGCGCCCGCCCGTCCCGCGGCTGCGCCCACGTGACGCGCCACCCGCGGCGGCCGCGCTCCTCCACGGGCCGGTCGGCGAGGAGGGCCGGGTCGAGCTCGCCCTCCGCCGTGCGCCGCCGCCACCGCCGGTCCAGGTCGGCCACGCGCCGCCGCGTCCCGGCCAGGTCGTCCTCGACGACGACCTCCGTGAGCGCCGGCAGGGCGAGCAGCAGCGTGTCGCCGACCTCGGCCAGCATCCGCCGCACGGCGTCGACGGCCTCCTCGTCGCGCAGCGCCAGCACGACCGCCGTGTCGTACCCGCCGGGCGGGCGGCCCGCGTGCTCCCGGGGCAGTCGCAGCGCGGGCAGCGAGCCCTCGCGCCGGGCCACCTCGTCCGCCAGCCGGGGCTCGCCGGCCGCGGCGAGCGCGAGGTCCCGGCGTGTCTCCGCGAGCGAGAACCGCACCGCCCCGGAGGTGGAGAGCACCGCGAGCTCGTCGGACACCGCGCGCACCGCGGCGAACCCCACGCCGAAGCGCCCGACCAGCCCGCCCCCCGTCGCCGGCCCGCCCCAGTCGCGCGACGAGGACGCGCGCATCGACGCGAGCGACGCCACGCCCGCCGCGTCCAGCGGCGCGCCCGTGTTCGCCGCGACGAGGACCGCCGCGCCCCCGGCCGGCACCGCGTCCCCAGCGGGCACCGCGCCCCGGGCCGGCGCCGCGTCCCCACCAGGCACCGCGTCCCCGTCGGGCCCGGACCCCTCGCCGGTTCCGCGGCCGTCCCCGTCCCCGTTCGCGTCCTGCGCGCCCGGGGCGTCGGCGCCCGCCGCGGTCAGCCGCAGCAGCAGCCGCCCGGGCACACCGGCGCGGACGGCGGCGTCGGCGGCGTTCTGCGCGAGCTCCACCACCACGCGGTCGCGGTAGTAGCCGCGGGCGTGGTCCTCCTCGGTGTTCGCGTCCTCGCGCAGCCGCGCCGGGTCCGTGCGCCACGTCCTGAGCACCCGCTCGCGCAGCGCGCGCGTGCCGAGGACGTCGGCGGTCACGGCTCCGGCTGCGTGGCGGGGGCCTCGTCGGCCCCGGCGTCCGGGGTGGTCCCGGTGGCGTCGCCCCCGGTCGCGGCCGCGTCGTCGGCCCCGGGCGCGACCCCGTCGGCGGTCGTCCCCGCCCCGGAGGCCCCGGCGGCCCCGGTGCCCGAGGTCGGCTCCAGCACGAGGTCGCGGGTCACGGGCACGTCCGGCCACTCCGAGGGCCGCGGCTCGACGTCGGTCTCCGAGTGGGCGCCGCAGCCGTGCTCGAGCGCGACGACCTTGCCGTCGTCGGGCGACCACTCGTTGACGCAGACGCCGAACACCGTGCCGAGCGGACCCTGCAGCGGCACCAGGAACCCGCACGTCATGCAGGGCTCGACGGACGCGACGGACCCGGCGGTCGCCGGGCCCTGCCGGCCGCGGTACCAGCGCTCGGCGGCCTCCGCGATGCCGACGGGCGACAGCACCCGGTTGCGGGCCAGCGCGAGCTCGCCGATCGCGACCTCGTCCACCTCCGGGTCGCCGGTCGGCGTGAAGCCGGGCTCCAGGCGGGGGTCGTCGGCGCGGAACGGCAGCACGTCGCCGGGGCCGATGTCACCGGGGCGCAGGCGCTCCTCCCACGGCACCCACGCCGGCGCCAGGACGGCGTCGTCGCCGGGCAGCAGGACCGCCTCGCACACGGTGGCCTTGCGGGCGCGCGGCACGCGCGACAGCGTGACCGTCCACACCCAGCCGCGGTAGCCCTTCGCGGTGCAGGCGAAGCGGTGCGAGACGAGGCGGTCGGCCTCGACCGTGTACCCGAGGTGCTCGCCGACGTCCTCGGGGTGCTCCGCGAGGTCGAGGGCCGCCTCGCGGGCGAGGTCGACGGCGCCGCCGAGCACCGCGTCCTGGGTCGCCGTCGCCATCTCAGGCCTCGAGGTCGTCGGCGACGGCGCGCAGCAGGGCGGAGACCTGGCCGGCGCGGGACTTCTCGGGGTAGCGGCCGCGGCGCAGGTCGTTGCCGACGCGGTCGAGCACCTTGATGAGGTCCTCGACGATGACCGCCATGTCGTCGGCGGGCTTGCGCGCGGCCTTCACGACCGACGGCACCGGGTCGAGCAGCTTGACGGACAGCGCCTGCGGGCCGCGGCGGCCGTCCGCGACGCCGAAGTCGACGCGGGTGCCGGGCTTGGGCGAGCCGATGCCGGCGGGCAGGGCGGACGCGTGCAGGAACACCTCGGTGCCGTCGTCGGCGGCGATGAAGCCGAACCCGCGATCGGTGTCGAACCACTTGACCTTGCCGGTGGGCACTGCGATCCCCTGGTGTGTCGTCGGAAGCGCGCGGACCGCCCGCACGTCACCAGGCTACCGGTCGCGCCACCCGCCCACGCCCGCTCCGCCGCGGGCGCGGACCCCCGGGGCCGCGGGGGAGGTCCCGGTCAGGCGAACGCCACGCCGTCGTCCGGCTCGCCGTCCAGGGCCTGCAGCCGCGGCACCGGCTGGTACACCGTGGCGAGCAGCGCCCGGGCCTCGCGCAGCGCGGTCAGGTACACCAGCGACACGTGCAGCGCGGAGTACGGGGAGCGGATGCTCGGCGAGTGCTCCTCGGCGATGGCGTCGAGGTACGCGTCGAGCACGTCGCAGGCCGCGACCACGCGGGCGCTGGGCTGCGAGCGGTGCAGCTCCGGGTCCAGGTCCGCCACGGGGACGTCGAGCAGCTCGGAGACGATGCGCACCAGGGCCTCGGTCGACGCCTCGAGCGGGTCCTGCGGCGCGAGGATCTCGGCGGCGCGCGTGCGGGCCAGCGCCATCAGGGGGATCTCGTCGTCGTGGTGGCCGGCGGTGGCGAGCACCTCCAGCACGAGCATCGCCCGGAACCGCTCCCGCCCCAGCAGCACGAGCGCCTGGTGCAGGTTGCGGACGGTCCGCCCCGCGCCCGAGACGCTGTTCACGACCCGGAACACCTTGAGCGCGATCGCCGGGTCGGCCGCGGTGAGCCGGGCCAGCCGGCGGTAGGACACCTGCGGGTCGCCGAGCTGGACGAGCAGCCGGCCGGCGACCATCGCGTGGTGGGCGAGCGCGGGCCGGGTCAGCACCGTCGGGCGCCGGAAGTGGTAGCCCTGGAACAGGTCGAACCCGGCGTCCTGGGCGGCGAGGAAGTCGTCCTCGTCCTCCACGTGCTCCGCGACCAGGGCGGCGGTCGGCGCCTCCTCGCGCAGCTGCGCGGCGAACTCCGCGAGCCGGTCGCCCACGTCCGACATGTCGACCTTGACGTAGTCGCACAGCGGCAGCAGCGGCCAGCGCGCGTC
This is a stretch of genomic DNA from Cellulomonas sp. ES6. It encodes these proteins:
- a CDS encoding sigma-70 family RNA polymerase sigma factor — its product is MNSSAAAPAADDLVVAHMPIVGYHVSEVLARVPATVSREDLVSAGHLALVLAARAYDPETGVPFARYAALRIRGALIDELRSMDWASRGARHRARELSAASDRLTAALGRTPSREELASALGTDLAAVDQARQDAERRVLSIDATVHPVAELVRDEAPGPEENVLTGERLRYLRAAVETLPDRLRTVIEGLFLQDRSVAELADELGVTQSRISQLRTEGLALMRDGLNASLDPDLVPAAERPDGVAERRRRTYFAAVASRAAMTAASHQADVVRAVPTPYEDDARRTAAV
- the flgN gene encoding flagellar export chaperone FlgN, translated to MALSELSDVLWTERRLLELLLFKLEEEQLVLTSGRTRWLAHATREVETVLDEIRDAELGRSVEADAVAIELGLEPGSTLQTLAQHAPAPWDDLLQAHRDAFVQLTTEIAQLADGNRELLALSHRATQETLMSLQESVQTYDPTGHTTAGADRSAQLLDRSF
- the flgK gene encoding flagellar hook-associated protein FlgK; this encodes MSTFSGLGTALSSLIAQRQALEVSGQNVANANTVGYTRQRAAMSSLPAATVPSMFSTTDGVGIGTAVTGIERLGDVFLDARVRNETSGSSRLSAVATEYKTLETTIGEPSATGFSKDLTAFWTSWSDVANSSGTVANRSVLLERGKAVADRIGTMYRDIDTQWQQALTTTTSLVTQVNTTAANVADLNTRILAISNAGGSANELMDQRDLLVTQLSSLVGASTRANADGTLDVMVAGNALVSGGSANALEVAPTSPVSFQGAVDGDAVTIRWAKTGHAAGIDGGTVAGLLTVLAPAGSGGVLTGAAAQLDGLATQIAEQVNAIHDDGYTVDGRTGIDFFTYDPGNPAKSLAVAITDPDDIAVSASAAEAFDGTVGEKIAGLAKTAGGPDSLWSAFVVDLGVKSASASSRATVAEAARATAASAQLAQTSVDTDEETVNMLAFQRAYEGAARVLTAVDEMLDTLINRTGVVGR
- the flgL gene encoding flagellar hook-associated protein FlgL yields the protein MSTIGRVTHFTVRASTLGNLQTNLQKMSDLQAQMSSGTKITVASDDPAGTADVLRIQGDQRLLDQYSRNAADGEAWLLTVDSALTTSLSSLRKARNLTVQGGSGALGTTSRAALAQEIEGIRESLLAQANTTYLGRSVFAGTVSGEAFSDAAGGYTFNGVATARVERTVASDTTVRVDSTGSAVFGEGTDSVFAVLDRITAALNDTTTDFDPSAFLDEIDGHLDNMLTELSSNGARQNQVDSAQDLISANQITAKTRLGAIQDVDLAQIILDIQSQEVAYQGALGAAAKVLQPTLLDFLR
- a CDS encoding flagellar assembly protein FliW, whose amino-acid sequence is MTADLVDAARRTHLPEHLHLQAPMPGLAGYEDFTLTPLDDAGVLYALRSEPEGARPVRLFVVDPAVFFPEYAPVLDADVLTALGTDRAHAVRLVVVRPAEGGEPPTANLLAPLVLDPVSGTAVQTVLTEDWPLRAPLAPAA
- a CDS encoding HDOD domain-containing protein yields the protein MTSPLGDDVAPAGPRTAGPIGGGETTVLRQPVVHPDRSVFGYAVHVRVGGPSGVPLPEDVTEPAVETAYRRLDLTGLADDRPVLLRATTGLLSGSVAVWYDAARLVLEVTPALTRHPEADALVAATTARGSRVALADYDGSLPQDRLLPRASLVKVDLRRGPDQLADLVSRAHAAGATVVGEHADDAERVALALSLGADLLQGPMFQRDTPPVRRTFSAGELQCLELVRVLGQDPVDQHAVVRTVAADPELSMRVLHLVNSSAFGLRREIDSVQQAVVLVGPRQLHALAIASLIQARPTSVASLWSVLTRATACHALAGDDAGYTAGLLSAVAAQQSLDLGELVERTGVSGALAGALLRHEGRLGKVLAAVLAHEENDTEGVLATGLEPWDVAHAYLAAVPQALGTATALAFGD
- a CDS encoding DUF2530 domain-containing protein; the protein is MPSFIRLALRPEQRKPAPDPVPVSLRPVFLVGIAVWLTALVVALVLWLTGAAGPLGVWTCAVGAVLGVLGLGWSRRRPGR
- a CDS encoding MFS transporter, which produces MTRSLLTSAYLPALLYETGLGAVTPVVALVAAELGAGLDRAALVVALVGVGQILGDVPAGALAARVGDRRAMIVAAGVACVALVTCALAPTLPVLGAGVLVMGAASAVFHLARQAYLTEAVPVVNRARALSTLGGVARIGVFLGPFLGAGVLHLGGLRSVFWLAVVTSVAAALVVGLAGDPDDPHGAPRPRATVSTAALVRRHARLLATLGVAVVLVGAVRSTRQVVLPLWSEHLGLSPATTSLVFGISGAVDMLLFYPAGRVMDRRGRLWVAVPSMLVLGGAIAALPLTGSLAGLTVVAMVMGFGNGIGSGILMTLGADVAPPDARAQFLGVWRVFQDSGAAAGPLVVSAVAAAGSLAAGIVTMGAAGVLSAAALAAFVPRWSEHATGRTRARAAEARAAREAARTDDA